In Centropristis striata isolate RG_2023a ecotype Rhode Island chromosome 1, C.striata_1.0, whole genome shotgun sequence, one DNA window encodes the following:
- the tnrc6c2 gene encoding trinucleotide repeat-containing gene 6C protein isoform X2, which yields MEEKKKKKQEEKTKTDVAQKKAADQKPKDISLQSGSVAQYETSHWGASLPIDSSSSANSWDKVIIDGSDTEAWPSISRSSDPSHPAAPECPLGSASSDADTSAVTTTSSSSFLSMATGAAGQQAHYPSLKANNNMMTGPGSANTCGNRGWGPDGKQDGMNGGRVGAPNNWGSPNFNLNLNPNANPSAWPVLGHESGGGCGIGPNTVSNSPSLPPGINGNGNMGNGSMGGADNGGGGWGGMMSANENDQQHPSTNTSLSFKMEPSNLNTDGPNHTKQQQAQEPMSPIHGLTGWGGQSPTESSQLNGDTTGSSVWGSGETKAADSPKDSGWDSSPSGGLSAWGRQGSGGGSSGSGGWGDWGKSSGGGGDAPKGWDSVDAGSSGSGQEQQLSSWGQQPRTAPASEGSGDSNESQSGRRDRSSSTDCTPLLPRQDLDPRVLSNTGWGQTPIRQHTVWEMEEAASDDGKSKNRSEIMGGSSSNGGPSSMNGGTINPKTGPSQRPGSGEKSDSEGSSSSGWRAPPPQPIQTGSGWGDPPQSLSKAPNGTTSGWGDPMPTNGPRNGGTPSWGSEDKSPGWDDGVTKSQPTNWGEGPKSSHGWGNSNGGSNGPSTGEWGESEVKKNGSSSSMWEGEGGNGGNGGWKESPRGGNRGGGWSKPVPTVSNNSWGETPRGNGPVQGGWGSSKPQESSSSSSSGSGGGGSMGSWGGPGTVKQNPSSWGNGSKQDQGMDPTGWEEPSPPSIRRKMEIDDGTSTWGDPGTYNKTVNMWDRNNPNNNPGNSGPTPTKNGGVIIPNNNNNNHSVGPGNNNHHHTHHMHHIPHHGQPPTHLQHHGNNNGSPNNGSQHPGVGPQGRAQLANPGWGELPSVQPKSEPAWGEPAAPTSAVDNGTSAWGKPSGGVGGWGDGGHEPSGPYGRANGPTGSAPCKPGPKPMQDGWGNGGEEMGMSTGQWDAEDGDMWNSPTSQESSSSCNSWGNGPKKGPSKAKMGKPDDAWIMNRLIKQLTDMGFPRDPAEEALKSNNMNLDQAMSALLEKKTDLDKRGMGMSDYSNGMNKPMVCRPSALSKDPSERTSFLDKDGVLSDDAPPSPFLPSPSLKLPLANSSLPGQGLGQGNPGLAMQNLNNRQIPSGMFGSSGAAQTRAMQQQPPQPPVPPLSSSQPSLRAQVPQFLSPQVQAQLLQFAAKNIGLNPALLTSPINPQQMTLLYQLQQLQMAYQRLQIQQQMMQAQRNVSGPIRQQEQQVARTITNMQQQIQQHQRQLYQALLMKQQQLPSHSSSSSSSSAGMHPPGGPAGGHGSGKSTLDPYTGPHQAPGLSDTLHTKEPPSSPNAYSTYPLSGLNPNMNVNCMEVGGLSLKEPPQPQSRLSQWTHSNSMDSLSGNSSNMENNLNKHGAISAASSLGPPGKPPQMEDSYSPYNLMSSSESPTSPMVPPDSWGQGKSPNEKISNGTNINWPPEFCPGVPWKGLQNIDPENDPNMTPGSVPSGPTINTNIHDVNRYLLRDRNGGKLSDMKSTWSPGPIAQPQGSLSHELWKVPQGPRSNVAPSRPPPGLTNNKPASTWGGNSLGLAQGWSNSYSSEGTTWSTDSSNRTSSWLVLRNLTPQIDGSTLRTLCMQHGPLITFHLNLTQGNAVVRYSSKDEVAKAQKSLHMCVLGNTTILAEFAGEEDVNRFFAQGQSLGANTTSWQANPGTNQNRMGGAAQSHAIGQWSSSGNGGKPSGGDHLLWGGVPQYSSLWGPPSGEDARVIGSPTPINTLLPPDLLSGESM from the exons atggaagaaaagaaaaagaaaaaacaagaagaaaagacCAAGACGGACGTTGCTCAGAAAAAG gCTGCTGATCAGAAACCCAAAG acaTATCCCTTCAGAGTGGCTCGGTTGCCCAGTATGAGACCTCTCACTGGGGAGCCTCTTTGCCAATTGACAGCTCCTCCAGTGCCAACAGCTGGGACAAAGTGATTATTGACGGAAGTGACACAGAAGCTTGGCCCTCCATCAGCCGCAGTAGTGACCCCAGCCACCCCGCAGCACCAGAATGCCCCTTGGGCTCAGCTAGTTCTGACGCGGACACGAGTGCTGTCACTACCACCAGTAGTAGTAGTTTTCTGAGTATGGCCACAGGTGCCGCAGGCCAGCAGGCCCACTACCCCTCTCTTAAAGCAAACAATAACATGATGACGGGACCTGGGTCAGCCAACACATGTGGTAATAGAGGCTGGGGCCCCGATGGGAAGCAAGATGGAATGAATGGTGGCCGAGTAGGAGCACCCAATAACTGGGGCTCTCCCAACTTTAACTTGAACCTCAATCCCAATGCCAACCCATCAGCCTGGCCTGTCCTTGGCCATGAGAGTGGTGGAGGTTGTGGTATTGGCCCCAATACGGTGTCAAACTCCCCATCCCTCCCACCAGGTATTAATGGCAATGGAAACATGGGAAACGGGAGCATGGGAGGTGCGGATAATGGTGGAGGAGGTTGGGGTGGCATGATGAGTGCTAACGAAAATGATCAACAGCACCCATCAACCAACACAAGCTTATCCTTCAAAATGGAACCTTCTAACCTTAACACTGATGGACCAAACCACACTAAGCAGCAGCAAGCTCAGGAGCCTATGAGCCCTATCCATGGGTTAACTGGCTGGGGAGGCCAGTCACCCACTGAATCATCCCAGCTTAATGGGGACACAACAGGCAGCTCTGTATGGGGTAGTGGAGAAACCAAGGCAGCTGACTCTCCCAAGGACTCAGGCTGGGACTCATCTCCCTCTGGAGGCCTTTCTGCCTGGGGCCGCCAAGGCAGTGGTGGTGGGAGTAGTGGAAGTGGTGGTTGGGGAGACTGGGGAAAATCCTCTGGTGGCGGCGGCGATGCACCTAAAGGTTGGGACTCAGTGGACGCTGGAAGTAGTGGTTCAGGCCAAGAGCAGCAACTTAGCTCATGGGGCCAGCAGCCTAGAACAGCCCCAGCTAGCGAGGGTAGTGGGGACAGCAACGAAAGTCAATCTGGCCGTAGAGACAGGTCCTCCAGTACAGACTGTACCCCTTTGCTACCCCGGCAGGACCTGGACCCTCGGGTGCTGAGTAACACAGGTTGGGGACAGACTCCCATCCGACAGCACACTGTATGGGAGATGGAAGAAGCTGCCTCTGATGACGGGAAGAGCAAGAACAGATCAGAAATCATGGGAGGCTCCAGCTCAAATGGTGGACCATCATCCATGAATGGAGGCACCATCAACCCAAAAACTGGCCCCAGTCAGAGACCTGGGTctggagaaaaaagtgacagtgAAGGATCATCTTCCTCTGGCTGGAGAGCCCCTCCACCTCAGCCTATCCAGACTGGATCAGGATGGGGGGACCCCCCACAGTCCCTCAGCAAAGCGCCAAATGGCACTACCAGTGGCTGGGGGGACCCTATGCCTACTAATGGTCCAAGAAATGGAGGCACACCATCCTGGGGTTCTGAGGACAAGTCACCAGGTTGGGACGATGGTGTGACGAAAAGTCAGCCTACCAACTGGGGAGAGGGCCCCAAAAGCTCCCATGGATGGGGAAACAGTAATGGGGGCTCTAACGGCCCCAGCACAGGGGAGTGGGGCGAGTCTGAGGTCAAGAAGAATGGATCCTCCAGCAGTATGTgggaaggagaaggagggaatGGAGGAAATGGTGGATGGAAGGAAAGCCCCAGGGGaggaaacagaggaggaggCTGGAGTAAGCCTGTTCCTACTGTGAGTAATAACAGCTGGGGGGAGACCCCACGTGGCAATGGCCCAGTGCAGGGAGGCTGGGGCTCATCCAAGCCCCaggaaagcagcagcagcagcagtagtggcAGCGGAGGAGGTGGAAGCATGGGTTCATGGGGTGGTCCTGGTACTGTGAAGCAGAACCCATCAAGCTGGGGCAATGGCAGCAAACAGGACCAGGGCATGGATCCCACAGGTTGGGAAGagccctcccctccctccatccGCAGGAAGATGGAGATTGACGATGGAACGTCCACCTGGGGCGATCCTGGCACCTACAACAAGACTGTCAACATGTGGGATCGCAACAATCCCAATAATAACCCAGGCAACAGTGGCCCGACTCCCACTAAGAATGGTGGAGTCATTATccccaacaataacaacaacaatcactCCGTTGGCCCTGGCAACAACAATCACCATCACACTCACCACATGCACCACATACCCCATCATGGCCAGCCCCCAACTCACCTGCAACACCATGGAAACAACAATGGATCACCCAACAATGGCAGCCAACATCCAGGTGTGGGCCCCCAGGGTAGAGCCCAACTTGCCAACCCAG GTTGGGGAGAGCTTCCCAGTGTTCAACCCAAGTCTGAGCCTGCTTGGGGAGAGCCAGCAGCTCCAACATCAGCTGTGGACAATGGCACCTCTGCCTGGGGCAAGCCCTCAGGGGGAGTAGGAGGATGGGGAGACGGTGGCCACGAGCCCTCTGGCCCCTATGGCAGGGCCAACGGACCCACAGGTTCTGCACCCTGCAAGCCAG GCCCCAAACCTATGCAAGATGGCTGGGgaaatggaggagaggagatgggCATGTCTACCGGCCAATGGGACGCTGAGGATGGGGACATGTGGAACAGCCCCACCTCCCAGGAGAGCAGCTCTTCTTGCAACTCCTGGGGCAATGGACCCAAGAAGGGCCCGAGCAAG gcCAAGATGGGCAAGCCAGATGATGCTTGGATCATGAACCGTCTCATCAAACAGCTCACTGACATGGGCTTTCCA AGAGACCCTGCTGAGGAGGCTTTGAAGAGCAACAACATGAACCTTGACCAGGCCATGA GCGCCCTGTTGGAGAAGAAGACAGACCTGGACAAGCGGGGCATGGGCATGTCTGATTACAGCAACGGCATGAACAAGCCCATGGTGTGTCGGCCCTCTGCACTCTCTAAAGACCCCTCCGAGCGCACCTCCTTTCTCGACAAG GATGGTGTTCTGTCAGATGATGCCCCCCCATCACCGTTTCTGCCTTCCCCCAGCCTGAAGCTCCCCCTGGCCAACAGTAGCCTTCCTGGGCAGGGTCTGGGACAGGGCAACCCGGGGCTGGCCATGCAAAACTTGAACAACAGACAG ATACCCAGTGGAATGTTTGGCAGTAGTGGAGCAGCACAAACCCGGGccatgcagcagcagcctcctcaGCCACCAGTGCCACCTCTCAGCTCCTCCCAGCCTAGTCTACGTGCTCAAGTGCCTCAGTTTCTCTCCCCTCAg GTCCAAGCACAGCTCTTGCAGTTTGCAGCAAAAAACATTGGTCTGAACCCTGCACTTTTAACCTCACCAATAAACCCTCAACAAATGACCCTATTGTACCAACTTCAGCAACTGCAAATG GCGTACCAGCGTTTACAAATCCAGCAGCAGATGATGCAGGCGCAACGCAATGTTTCCGGCCCCATTAGACAACAAGAGCAGCAA GTTGCACGTACAATCACCAACATGCAGCAGCAGATCCAGCAGCACCAGCGTCAGCTGTACCAAGCGCTGCTGATGAAGCAGCAGCAACTTCCCTCtcattcctcctcttcttcctcctcctccgctggTATGCATCCCCCCGGTGGCCCTGCCGGAGGCCATGGTTCCGGCAAATCAACCCTGGACCCCTACACAGGCCCACACCAGGCTCCGGGCCTCTCCGACACACTGCACACCAAAGAGCCGCCATCTTCGCCCAATGCCTACAGCACCTACCCTCTCT ctggACTGAATCCAAACATGAATGTAAACTGCATGGAGGTGGGGGGTTTGTCCCTGAAGGAGCCCCCTCAGCCCCAATCCCGCCTGTCCCAGTGGACACACTCCAACTCCATGGACAGCCTCTCTGGCAACTCCTCAAACATGGAGAACAACCTCAATAAGCACG GTGCCATATCTGCTGCCTCTTCACTGGGCCCCCCTGGGAAGCCGCCCCAGATGGAGGACTCATACAGCCCTTACAATCTAATGTCCAGCTCTGAGTCCCCCACCAGCCCCATGGTGCCCCCAGACAGCTGGGGCCAGGGCAAGAGTCCCAATGAGAAGATCTCCAATGGGACCAACATTAACTGGCCCCCAG AGTTCTGCCCAGGTGTACCATGGAAGGGCCTTCAGAACATCGACCCTGAGAATGACCCCAACATGACCCCTGGCAGCGTCCCCAGCGGTCCCACCATCAACACCAACATCCATGACGTCAATCGATACCTGCTGCGCGACAGGAATGGAG GTAAACTGTCTGACATGAAGTCCACCTGGTCCCCAGGGCCCATCGCCCAGCCTCAAGGCTCTCTGTCCCACGAGCTGTGGAAAGTCCCTCAGGGGCCGCGCAGCAACGTAGCCCCTTCCCGGCCCCCGCCAGGCCTCACCAACAACAAGCCCGCTTCCACCTGGGGTGGCAACTCGCTGGGCCTGGCCCAAGGCTGGAGCAACTCTTACTCCTCTG AGGGAACCACCTGGAGTACTGACAGCTCCAACAGGACCAGCAGCTGGCTGGTGCTGAGGAATCTCACCCCACAA ATTGATGGTTCAACTCTGCGGACTCTGTGCATGCAGCACGGCCCCCTGATCACATTCCACCTCAACCTCACCCAGGGGAATGCCGTGGTGCGCTACAGCTCCAAGGACGAGGTCGCAAAGGCCCAGAAGTCTCTGCACAT GTGTGTGCTTGGAAACACCACCATCCTGGCGGAGTTTGCAGGCGAGGAGGATGTGAACCGCTTCTTTGCACAAGGCCAGTCACTGGGGGCTAACACCACTAGCTGGCAGGCCAACCCGGGAACCAATCAAAACCGGATGGGCGGGGCAGCACAGTCCCACGCTATTGGCCAGTGGAGCAGCAGTGGCAATGGAGGCAAGCCCAGCGGAGGTGACCACCTCCTGTGGGGCGGCGTGCCCCAGTACTCCAGCCTGTGGGGACCGCCGAGCGGAGAGGACGCCCGTGTGATCGGGAGCCCCACCCCCATCAACACCCTGCTGCCTCCAGATCTGCTGAGTGGGGAGTCCATGTAG
- the tnrc6c2 gene encoding trinucleotide repeat-containing gene 6C protein isoform X1: MEEKKKKKQEEKTKTDVAQKKAADQKPKVPEPAPTKPSPGPPHHLHPASPTLPLSSSSSSGNGKRASSSSQLPTQTPPQQQCQLSSASARYPPREVPPRFRQQEHKQLLKRGQPLPAGALSALTLSCSSSSSSSPSSYSSSSTTTSSTSPNSATSTTGKRHQDISLQSGSVAQYETSHWGASLPIDSSSSANSWDKVIIDGSDTEAWPSISRSSDPSHPAAPECPLGSASSDADTSAVTTTSSSSFLSMATGAAGQQAHYPSLKANNNMMTGPGSANTCGNRGWGPDGKQDGMNGGRVGAPNNWGSPNFNLNLNPNANPSAWPVLGHESGGGCGIGPNTVSNSPSLPPGINGNGNMGNGSMGGADNGGGGWGGMMSANENDQQHPSTNTSLSFKMEPSNLNTDGPNHTKQQQAQEPMSPIHGLTGWGGQSPTESSQLNGDTTGSSVWGSGETKAADSPKDSGWDSSPSGGLSAWGRQGSGGGSSGSGGWGDWGKSSGGGGDAPKGWDSVDAGSSGSGQEQQLSSWGQQPRTAPASEGSGDSNESQSGRRDRSSSTDCTPLLPRQDLDPRVLSNTGWGQTPIRQHTVWEMEEAASDDGKSKNRSEIMGGSSSNGGPSSMNGGTINPKTGPSQRPGSGEKSDSEGSSSSGWRAPPPQPIQTGSGWGDPPQSLSKAPNGTTSGWGDPMPTNGPRNGGTPSWGSEDKSPGWDDGVTKSQPTNWGEGPKSSHGWGNSNGGSNGPSTGEWGESEVKKNGSSSSMWEGEGGNGGNGGWKESPRGGNRGGGWSKPVPTVSNNSWGETPRGNGPVQGGWGSSKPQESSSSSSSGSGGGGSMGSWGGPGTVKQNPSSWGNGSKQDQGMDPTGWEEPSPPSIRRKMEIDDGTSTWGDPGTYNKTVNMWDRNNPNNNPGNSGPTPTKNGGVIIPNNNNNNHSVGPGNNNHHHTHHMHHIPHHGQPPTHLQHHGNNNGSPNNGSQHPGVGPQGRAQLANPGWGELPSVQPKSEPAWGEPAAPTSAVDNGTSAWGKPSGGVGGWGDGGHEPSGPYGRANGPTGSAPCKPGPKPMQDGWGNGGEEMGMSTGQWDAEDGDMWNSPTSQESSSSCNSWGNGPKKGPSKAKMGKPDDAWIMNRLIKQLTDMGFPRDPAEEALKSNNMNLDQAMSALLEKKTDLDKRGMGMSDYSNGMNKPMVCRPSALSKDPSERTSFLDKDGVLSDDAPPSPFLPSPSLKLPLANSSLPGQGLGQGNPGLAMQNLNNRQIPSGMFGSSGAAQTRAMQQQPPQPPVPPLSSSQPSLRAQVPQFLSPQVQAQLLQFAAKNIGLNPALLTSPINPQQMTLLYQLQQLQMAYQRLQIQQQMMQAQRNVSGPIRQQEQQVARTITNMQQQIQQHQRQLYQALLMKQQQLPSHSSSSSSSSAGMHPPGGPAGGHGSGKSTLDPYTGPHQAPGLSDTLHTKEPPSSPNAYSTYPLSGLNPNMNVNCMEVGGLSLKEPPQPQSRLSQWTHSNSMDSLSGNSSNMENNLNKHGAISAASSLGPPGKPPQMEDSYSPYNLMSSSESPTSPMVPPDSWGQGKSPNEKISNGTNINWPPEFCPGVPWKGLQNIDPENDPNMTPGSVPSGPTINTNIHDVNRYLLRDRNGGKLSDMKSTWSPGPIAQPQGSLSHELWKVPQGPRSNVAPSRPPPGLTNNKPASTWGGNSLGLAQGWSNSYSSEGTTWSTDSSNRTSSWLVLRNLTPQIDGSTLRTLCMQHGPLITFHLNLTQGNAVVRYSSKDEVAKAQKSLHMCVLGNTTILAEFAGEEDVNRFFAQGQSLGANTTSWQANPGTNQNRMGGAAQSHAIGQWSSSGNGGKPSGGDHLLWGGVPQYSSLWGPPSGEDARVIGSPTPINTLLPPDLLSGESM, encoded by the exons atggaagaaaagaaaaagaaaaaacaagaagaaaagacCAAGACGGACGTTGCTCAGAAAAAG gCTGCTGATCAGAAACCCAAAG TGCCAGAGCCTGCTCCCACTAAGCCCAGTCCCGGCCcaccccaccacctccaccccGCCAGCCCTACGCtgcccctctcctcctcttcttcttctggcaATGGCAAGCGCGCCTCCTCCAGTAGCCAACTCCCGACTCAGACTCCCCCTCAGCAGCAGTGCCAGTTGTCCTCTGCCAGTGCTCGCTACCCGCCCAGAGAGGTGCCCCCGCGCTTCCGCCAGCAGGAGCACAAGCAGCTACTGAAGAGAGGCCAGCCACTGCCTGCAGGAGCTCTCAGCGCTCTCACCCTCTCctgttcctcttcctcctcctcttcgccCTCATcttactcttcttcttctacgacTACCAGCAGCACTTCCCCAAATTCTGCCACGTCCACTACGGGCAAACGCCACCAAG acaTATCCCTTCAGAGTGGCTCGGTTGCCCAGTATGAGACCTCTCACTGGGGAGCCTCTTTGCCAATTGACAGCTCCTCCAGTGCCAACAGCTGGGACAAAGTGATTATTGACGGAAGTGACACAGAAGCTTGGCCCTCCATCAGCCGCAGTAGTGACCCCAGCCACCCCGCAGCACCAGAATGCCCCTTGGGCTCAGCTAGTTCTGACGCGGACACGAGTGCTGTCACTACCACCAGTAGTAGTAGTTTTCTGAGTATGGCCACAGGTGCCGCAGGCCAGCAGGCCCACTACCCCTCTCTTAAAGCAAACAATAACATGATGACGGGACCTGGGTCAGCCAACACATGTGGTAATAGAGGCTGGGGCCCCGATGGGAAGCAAGATGGAATGAATGGTGGCCGAGTAGGAGCACCCAATAACTGGGGCTCTCCCAACTTTAACTTGAACCTCAATCCCAATGCCAACCCATCAGCCTGGCCTGTCCTTGGCCATGAGAGTGGTGGAGGTTGTGGTATTGGCCCCAATACGGTGTCAAACTCCCCATCCCTCCCACCAGGTATTAATGGCAATGGAAACATGGGAAACGGGAGCATGGGAGGTGCGGATAATGGTGGAGGAGGTTGGGGTGGCATGATGAGTGCTAACGAAAATGATCAACAGCACCCATCAACCAACACAAGCTTATCCTTCAAAATGGAACCTTCTAACCTTAACACTGATGGACCAAACCACACTAAGCAGCAGCAAGCTCAGGAGCCTATGAGCCCTATCCATGGGTTAACTGGCTGGGGAGGCCAGTCACCCACTGAATCATCCCAGCTTAATGGGGACACAACAGGCAGCTCTGTATGGGGTAGTGGAGAAACCAAGGCAGCTGACTCTCCCAAGGACTCAGGCTGGGACTCATCTCCCTCTGGAGGCCTTTCTGCCTGGGGCCGCCAAGGCAGTGGTGGTGGGAGTAGTGGAAGTGGTGGTTGGGGAGACTGGGGAAAATCCTCTGGTGGCGGCGGCGATGCACCTAAAGGTTGGGACTCAGTGGACGCTGGAAGTAGTGGTTCAGGCCAAGAGCAGCAACTTAGCTCATGGGGCCAGCAGCCTAGAACAGCCCCAGCTAGCGAGGGTAGTGGGGACAGCAACGAAAGTCAATCTGGCCGTAGAGACAGGTCCTCCAGTACAGACTGTACCCCTTTGCTACCCCGGCAGGACCTGGACCCTCGGGTGCTGAGTAACACAGGTTGGGGACAGACTCCCATCCGACAGCACACTGTATGGGAGATGGAAGAAGCTGCCTCTGATGACGGGAAGAGCAAGAACAGATCAGAAATCATGGGAGGCTCCAGCTCAAATGGTGGACCATCATCCATGAATGGAGGCACCATCAACCCAAAAACTGGCCCCAGTCAGAGACCTGGGTctggagaaaaaagtgacagtgAAGGATCATCTTCCTCTGGCTGGAGAGCCCCTCCACCTCAGCCTATCCAGACTGGATCAGGATGGGGGGACCCCCCACAGTCCCTCAGCAAAGCGCCAAATGGCACTACCAGTGGCTGGGGGGACCCTATGCCTACTAATGGTCCAAGAAATGGAGGCACACCATCCTGGGGTTCTGAGGACAAGTCACCAGGTTGGGACGATGGTGTGACGAAAAGTCAGCCTACCAACTGGGGAGAGGGCCCCAAAAGCTCCCATGGATGGGGAAACAGTAATGGGGGCTCTAACGGCCCCAGCACAGGGGAGTGGGGCGAGTCTGAGGTCAAGAAGAATGGATCCTCCAGCAGTATGTgggaaggagaaggagggaatGGAGGAAATGGTGGATGGAAGGAAAGCCCCAGGGGaggaaacagaggaggaggCTGGAGTAAGCCTGTTCCTACTGTGAGTAATAACAGCTGGGGGGAGACCCCACGTGGCAATGGCCCAGTGCAGGGAGGCTGGGGCTCATCCAAGCCCCaggaaagcagcagcagcagcagtagtggcAGCGGAGGAGGTGGAAGCATGGGTTCATGGGGTGGTCCTGGTACTGTGAAGCAGAACCCATCAAGCTGGGGCAATGGCAGCAAACAGGACCAGGGCATGGATCCCACAGGTTGGGAAGagccctcccctccctccatccGCAGGAAGATGGAGATTGACGATGGAACGTCCACCTGGGGCGATCCTGGCACCTACAACAAGACTGTCAACATGTGGGATCGCAACAATCCCAATAATAACCCAGGCAACAGTGGCCCGACTCCCACTAAGAATGGTGGAGTCATTATccccaacaataacaacaacaatcactCCGTTGGCCCTGGCAACAACAATCACCATCACACTCACCACATGCACCACATACCCCATCATGGCCAGCCCCCAACTCACCTGCAACACCATGGAAACAACAATGGATCACCCAACAATGGCAGCCAACATCCAGGTGTGGGCCCCCAGGGTAGAGCCCAACTTGCCAACCCAG GTTGGGGAGAGCTTCCCAGTGTTCAACCCAAGTCTGAGCCTGCTTGGGGAGAGCCAGCAGCTCCAACATCAGCTGTGGACAATGGCACCTCTGCCTGGGGCAAGCCCTCAGGGGGAGTAGGAGGATGGGGAGACGGTGGCCACGAGCCCTCTGGCCCCTATGGCAGGGCCAACGGACCCACAGGTTCTGCACCCTGCAAGCCAG GCCCCAAACCTATGCAAGATGGCTGGGgaaatggaggagaggagatgggCATGTCTACCGGCCAATGGGACGCTGAGGATGGGGACATGTGGAACAGCCCCACCTCCCAGGAGAGCAGCTCTTCTTGCAACTCCTGGGGCAATGGACCCAAGAAGGGCCCGAGCAAG gcCAAGATGGGCAAGCCAGATGATGCTTGGATCATGAACCGTCTCATCAAACAGCTCACTGACATGGGCTTTCCA AGAGACCCTGCTGAGGAGGCTTTGAAGAGCAACAACATGAACCTTGACCAGGCCATGA GCGCCCTGTTGGAGAAGAAGACAGACCTGGACAAGCGGGGCATGGGCATGTCTGATTACAGCAACGGCATGAACAAGCCCATGGTGTGTCGGCCCTCTGCACTCTCTAAAGACCCCTCCGAGCGCACCTCCTTTCTCGACAAG GATGGTGTTCTGTCAGATGATGCCCCCCCATCACCGTTTCTGCCTTCCCCCAGCCTGAAGCTCCCCCTGGCCAACAGTAGCCTTCCTGGGCAGGGTCTGGGACAGGGCAACCCGGGGCTGGCCATGCAAAACTTGAACAACAGACAG ATACCCAGTGGAATGTTTGGCAGTAGTGGAGCAGCACAAACCCGGGccatgcagcagcagcctcctcaGCCACCAGTGCCACCTCTCAGCTCCTCCCAGCCTAGTCTACGTGCTCAAGTGCCTCAGTTTCTCTCCCCTCAg GTCCAAGCACAGCTCTTGCAGTTTGCAGCAAAAAACATTGGTCTGAACCCTGCACTTTTAACCTCACCAATAAACCCTCAACAAATGACCCTATTGTACCAACTTCAGCAACTGCAAATG GCGTACCAGCGTTTACAAATCCAGCAGCAGATGATGCAGGCGCAACGCAATGTTTCCGGCCCCATTAGACAACAAGAGCAGCAA GTTGCACGTACAATCACCAACATGCAGCAGCAGATCCAGCAGCACCAGCGTCAGCTGTACCAAGCGCTGCTGATGAAGCAGCAGCAACTTCCCTCtcattcctcctcttcttcctcctcctccgctggTATGCATCCCCCCGGTGGCCCTGCCGGAGGCCATGGTTCCGGCAAATCAACCCTGGACCCCTACACAGGCCCACACCAGGCTCCGGGCCTCTCCGACACACTGCACACCAAAGAGCCGCCATCTTCGCCCAATGCCTACAGCACCTACCCTCTCT ctggACTGAATCCAAACATGAATGTAAACTGCATGGAGGTGGGGGGTTTGTCCCTGAAGGAGCCCCCTCAGCCCCAATCCCGCCTGTCCCAGTGGACACACTCCAACTCCATGGACAGCCTCTCTGGCAACTCCTCAAACATGGAGAACAACCTCAATAAGCACG GTGCCATATCTGCTGCCTCTTCACTGGGCCCCCCTGGGAAGCCGCCCCAGATGGAGGACTCATACAGCCCTTACAATCTAATGTCCAGCTCTGAGTCCCCCACCAGCCCCATGGTGCCCCCAGACAGCTGGGGCCAGGGCAAGAGTCCCAATGAGAAGATCTCCAATGGGACCAACATTAACTGGCCCCCAG AGTTCTGCCCAGGTGTACCATGGAAGGGCCTTCAGAACATCGACCCTGAGAATGACCCCAACATGACCCCTGGCAGCGTCCCCAGCGGTCCCACCATCAACACCAACATCCATGACGTCAATCGATACCTGCTGCGCGACAGGAATGGAG GTAAACTGTCTGACATGAAGTCCACCTGGTCCCCAGGGCCCATCGCCCAGCCTCAAGGCTCTCTGTCCCACGAGCTGTGGAAAGTCCCTCAGGGGCCGCGCAGCAACGTAGCCCCTTCCCGGCCCCCGCCAGGCCTCACCAACAACAAGCCCGCTTCCACCTGGGGTGGCAACTCGCTGGGCCTGGCCCAAGGCTGGAGCAACTCTTACTCCTCTG AGGGAACCACCTGGAGTACTGACAGCTCCAACAGGACCAGCAGCTGGCTGGTGCTGAGGAATCTCACCCCACAA ATTGATGGTTCAACTCTGCGGACTCTGTGCATGCAGCACGGCCCCCTGATCACATTCCACCTCAACCTCACCCAGGGGAATGCCGTGGTGCGCTACAGCTCCAAGGACGAGGTCGCAAAGGCCCAGAAGTCTCTGCACAT GTGTGTGCTTGGAAACACCACCATCCTGGCGGAGTTTGCAGGCGAGGAGGATGTGAACCGCTTCTTTGCACAAGGCCAGTCACTGGGGGCTAACACCACTAGCTGGCAGGCCAACCCGGGAACCAATCAAAACCGGATGGGCGGGGCAGCACAGTCCCACGCTATTGGCCAGTGGAGCAGCAGTGGCAATGGAGGCAAGCCCAGCGGAGGTGACCACCTCCTGTGGGGCGGCGTGCCCCAGTACTCCAGCCTGTGGGGACCGCCGAGCGGAGAGGACGCCCGTGTGATCGGGAGCCCCACCCCCATCAACACCCTGCTGCCTCCAGATCTGCTGAGTGGGGAGTCCATGTAG